A window of Acidobacteriota bacterium contains these coding sequences:
- a CDS encoding inorganic phosphate transporter: MASSLWLVGVVVVAALIFDYINGFHDTANAIATTVLTGALSIPRAILLAAGLNFLGALLSKSVATTIGKGIVDPHAVTTSAVLAGLLGAIGWNLYTWWKGLPSSSSHALIGGIIGAVVAQNGFSVFHLSGLKLVGLALLLSPLLGFVVGTLFMTSLLWAFRRAQPGRLNRYFKVFQVVSASSMALSHGSNDAQKTMGIITMALASGGLLPDFHVPMWVVLACGAAMALGTAAGGWRIIKTVGRKVMTLQPIHGFAAETSGAAVIFLASGLGAPVSTTHVISSSIMGVGSCQSLKGVRWNVVKQIVGAWLLTLPASALVAGLLSLLFSLISD, encoded by the coding sequence ATGGCTAGCTCGCTCTGGCTGGTCGGCGTGGTGGTCGTCGCCGCACTGATCTTCGATTACATCAACGGGTTCCACGACACCGCAAACGCCATCGCTACGACCGTCTTGACGGGGGCCCTCTCCATTCCCCGCGCCATCCTCCTGGCGGCGGGGCTGAACTTTCTCGGGGCTCTCCTCAGCAAGTCCGTCGCCACGACCATCGGAAAAGGGATCGTAGATCCCCACGCGGTGACGACCTCGGCGGTCCTCGCCGGCCTGCTCGGCGCCATCGGGTGGAACCTGTACACGTGGTGGAAGGGGCTCCCCTCCTCCTCGTCCCACGCCCTCATCGGGGGAATCATCGGGGCCGTCGTGGCCCAGAACGGCTTCTCGGTCTTTCATCTCTCGGGCCTCAAACTGGTGGGTCTGGCGCTTCTCCTCTCCCCCCTGCTCGGGTTTGTCGTGGGAACCCTCTTCATGACCAGCCTCCTCTGGGCCTTCCGGAGGGCCCAGCCGGGGCGGCTCAACCGTTATTTCAAGGTCTTCCAGGTGGTTTCGGCCTCGTCCATGGCGCTCTCCCACGGCTCCAACGACGCGCAAAAGACCATGGGCATCATCACGATGGCCCTGGCCAGCGGGGGCCTCCTACCCGATTTCCACGTTCCCATGTGGGTGGTTCTGGCTTGCGGGGCCGCCATGGCGCTCGGCACGGCCGCGGGCGGCTGGCGCATCATCAAGACGGTGGGGCGCAAGGTCATGACCCTTCAGCCCATCCACGGGTTCGCCGCGGAGACCTCCGGCGCGGCAGTCATCTTCCTCGCCTCGGGCCTCGGAGCCCCGGTTTCCACGACCCACGTGATCTCCTCCTCCATCATGGGCGTCGGCTCGTGCCAGTCCCTTAAAGGGGTCCGCTGGAACGTGGTCAAGCAGATCGTCGGGGCCTGGCTCCTCACTCTGCCCGCCTCGGCTCTGGTCGCCGGGCTTCTCAGCCTCCTCTTCAGCCTCATCTCGGACTAA
- the purN gene encoding phosphoribosylglycinamide formyltransferase, giving the protein MPLKNVAILISGRGSNMVALLDAMDGGDFPARCVLVVSNLAEARGLAVAAARGIPTAVLSHKDYPSREEHDGAILMRLLEHQVDLVCLAGYMRVLSPVLIHAFRNRILNIHPALLPAFPGLHVQKAALDHGVRFSGCTVHLVDEKVDHGPILLQAVVPILPGDDEASLSNRILAYEHRLYPAALRLICEDKCLVEGRTVRLLLAADEYRTLLRDLVDTGSGR; this is encoded by the coding sequence GTGCCTTTGAAGAACGTCGCGATTCTCATTTCAGGCAGGGGATCCAACATGGTCGCTCTTCTGGACGCGATGGACGGAGGAGACTTTCCCGCCCGTTGTGTCCTGGTGGTGTCCAATCTCGCGGAGGCCCGCGGGCTTGCCGTCGCGGCCGCGAGGGGCATCCCCACGGCGGTCCTTTCCCACAAGGACTACCCCAGCCGAGAGGAGCACGACGGCGCGATCCTCATGAGGCTCCTGGAGCACCAGGTGGATCTGGTCTGTCTGGCCGGATACATGCGCGTGCTCTCCCCCGTTCTGATCCACGCCTTTCGGAACCGGATCCTGAACATCCACCCCGCGCTGTTGCCGGCCTTTCCCGGCCTGCACGTCCAGAAGGCCGCCCTCGACCACGGGGTTCGGTTCTCGGGCTGCACCGTTCATTTGGTGGACGAGAAGGTGGATCACGGTCCCATCCTCCTCCAGGCCGTGGTCCCGATCCTGCCCGGCGACGATGAGGCGTCTCTGTCGAACCGCATCCTTGCCTACGAGCACCGGCTGTATCCCGCGGCTCTCCGCTTGATTTGCGAGGACAAGTGCCTCGTGGAAGGCCGGACCGTGAGACTTCTCCTCGCCGCGGACGAATACCGAACCCTCCTCAGAGATCTGGTGGACACCGGGAGCGGCCGATGA
- the tyrS gene encoding tyrosine--tRNA ligase encodes MSMTVDQALAYLSKGAVDLVDPSLLRKKLERSEKTGQPLVVKAGFDPSAPDLHLGHTVVIRKMKHFQDLGHTVVFVIGDFTGMIGDPTGKKATRPQLTREEVESNAQTYRRQVFKILDREQTSIRFNSEWLSQLGAEGFIRLAGRYTVARMLERDDFKKRFKTEQPIHIHELLYPLAQAYDSVALKADVELGGTDQLFNLLVGRDIQREYGQEEQVVLTLPLLEGTDGVEKMSKSLGNYIGINESPENIYGKVMSISDEMMWRYYLLCTDMAPQEVEGLKKQVAAGDLHPMQAKRDLASTLVGYYHGPKAAALAAEHFTRVFSRREAPETLQEVRVPPSPQPVPFARLLADLGIVSSASEARRLMVQGGVTVDGEKVTDPKANFDATQKGCYVVKVGKLIRRRLIVEE; translated from the coding sequence ATGAGCATGACCGTGGACCAGGCCCTCGCCTACCTTTCCAAGGGCGCCGTGGACCTCGTGGACCCGTCCCTTCTTCGCAAGAAGCTCGAGCGATCCGAGAAAACCGGACAACCCCTGGTTGTAAAGGCCGGGTTCGACCCATCGGCCCCCGACCTTCACCTGGGCCACACCGTCGTCATCCGCAAGATGAAGCACTTCCAGGACCTCGGCCATACGGTGGTCTTCGTCATTGGGGACTTCACCGGCATGATCGGCGACCCTACGGGCAAGAAGGCCACCCGGCCCCAGCTCACGCGCGAGGAAGTCGAGTCCAACGCGCAGACCTACCGGAGGCAGGTGTTCAAGATCCTGGACCGGGAACAGACCTCCATCCGATTCAACTCCGAGTGGCTCTCGCAACTGGGCGCGGAGGGTTTCATCCGCCTGGCCGGCCGGTACACGGTGGCGCGGATGCTGGAGCGGGACGACTTTAAAAAGCGGTTCAAGACCGAGCAGCCCATTCACATCCACGAGCTGCTCTACCCGCTCGCCCAGGCCTACGACTCCGTCGCCCTCAAGGCCGACGTGGAGCTCGGGGGCACGGACCAGCTCTTCAACCTGCTGGTGGGGCGCGACATCCAGCGGGAGTACGGCCAGGAAGAACAGGTGGTCCTCACCCTGCCCCTCCTGGAGGGCACCGACGGCGTGGAGAAGATGTCCAAGTCGCTCGGCAACTACATCGGCATCAACGAAAGCCCCGAGAACATTTACGGCAAGGTCATGAGCATCTCGGACGAGATGATGTGGCGCTACTACCTCCTGTGCACCGACATGGCTCCCCAGGAGGTGGAGGGCCTGAAGAAGCAGGTCGCCGCGGGAGACCTTCACCCCATGCAGGCGAAGCGGGACCTGGCGTCCACCCTGGTGGGGTACTACCACGGCCCCAAGGCCGCCGCCTTGGCGGCGGAGCACTTCACGCGGGTCTTTTCCAGGCGGGAAGCACCGGAGACCCTTCAGGAGGTCAGGGTCCCTCCTTCTCCCCAACCTGTTCCCTTTGCCCGGCTTCTGGCCGACCTGGGGATCGTCTCTTCTGCGAGCGAGGCCCGCCGCTTGATGGTTCAGGGGGGAGTCACGGTGGACGGAGAAAAGGTGACCGACCCAAAAGCCAACTTCGACGCCACACAAAAAGGGTGCTATGTTGTGAAAGTGGGGAAGCTGATCCGACGCCGCCTGATCGTCGAGGAGTGA
- the tatA gene encoding twin-arginine translocase TatA/TatE family subunit has translation MNPTLALGLFGTLGPTELIVILLILVLIFGATKLPQLGSALGKTIRGFKNEMKEGLGENGKDVQPSSDRFCGKCGAPVEDAQARFCPKCGAGLS, from the coding sequence ATGAATCCGACGTTGGCCCTGGGTCTTTTCGGAACGCTGGGTCCCACCGAACTCATTGTCATTCTTCTGATCCTCGTCCTCATTTTCGGGGCCACGAAGCTTCCCCAGCTGGGGTCCGCCCTCGGCAAGACGATCCGCGGCTTCAAGAACGAGATGAAGGAGGGCCTGGGGGAGAACGGAAAGGACGTTCAGCCCTCCTCGGACCGGTTCTGCGGTAAGTGCGGCGCCCCGGTGGAGGATGCCCAGGCGCGCTTCTGCCCCAAATGCGGGGCCGGTCTATCCTGA
- a CDS encoding zinc-binding dehydrogenase: MKAITIQRFGGPDTLSLADVPKRDPFGTQLLIRVAACGLNPVDAKIRAGAIPLPFTFPLILGYDVSGTVEAVGPGVRDFGPGDEVFFAGELLDPGAYAEYVIVDESVAAFKPVGLSHVEAASIPVAGMTAWQALFDRAGAGPGDVVLVHGAAGGVGSLAVQLASWAGCEVLATCGKSNAAYVEDLGADLVIDYKSQDFVQEVLEATAGEGASIVLDTVGGEVMTRSLEALMPGGRLVSIVPENLAGLSLDSLRPGFMRNAEIHLHFMERHREALDALARLFERGFLEPSVEEVIPLDPQRIGSAHARMETSHGRGKIVIQVGKE, encoded by the coding sequence ATGAAAGCCATCACAATCCAGAGGTTTGGCGGCCCCGATACCCTCTCCCTCGCCGATGTACCCAAGCGCGATCCCTTCGGCACACAACTCCTGATCCGGGTGGCGGCCTGCGGTCTCAACCCGGTGGACGCAAAGATCCGGGCGGGAGCGATCCCGCTCCCCTTCACTTTTCCTCTGATTCTCGGTTACGACGTTTCGGGGACCGTCGAGGCGGTAGGCCCGGGCGTCCGAGATTTCGGTCCCGGGGACGAGGTGTTCTTTGCGGGCGAACTGCTCGATCCCGGAGCTTACGCCGAATACGTGATCGTGGATGAATCGGTGGCCGCCTTCAAGCCCGTCGGACTGAGCCATGTGGAAGCCGCCTCCATACCCGTGGCGGGCATGACGGCCTGGCAGGCCCTCTTCGACCGGGCCGGCGCCGGTCCTGGAGACGTGGTGCTCGTCCACGGAGCGGCCGGAGGCGTCGGGTCCTTGGCGGTTCAACTCGCCTCCTGGGCGGGCTGCGAGGTTCTGGCCACGTGCGGGAAGTCCAACGCCGCCTACGTGGAAGACCTGGGGGCCGATCTCGTCATCGATTACAAATCACAAGACTTCGTCCAGGAGGTCCTCGAGGCCACCGCCGGCGAGGGCGCCAGCATCGTCTTGGACACGGTGGGCGGGGAGGTCATGACCCGGAGCCTGGAAGCCCTCATGCCGGGGGGCCGTCTGGTGAGCATCGTACCCGAGAACCTGGCCGGGCTATCTCTGGACTCTCTCCGGCCCGGCTTCATGCGGAACGCCGAAATCCACCTTCACTTCATGGAGCGCCACAGGGAAGCCCTGGATGCCCTGGCCCGGCTATTTGAGCGGGGATTCCTCGAACCTTCGGTGGAGGAGGTCATTCCTTTGGATCCTCAGCGGATCGGGAGTGCGCACGCCCGGATGGAAACTTCCCACGGCCGGGGCAAGATCGTGATCCAGGTAGGCAAGGAGTAG
- a CDS encoding beta-galactosidase produces the protein MRNRSPLLSLLFVGAFSLLAVPSMALSDIEGRTSYVGVNGHIPSTQDFERMREAGIHWVRVDFTWDVVEPKPGQYRWTLLDRVVSDAERNGVNVLAILGYTPKWASAGPDRYSPPRDTQEWKTFVETIVGRYRGRIRHWSLWNEPNSDTFFHGTVEQFIREILIPGANAAKAANPDCRIVGPDLAHLSGSDWDKWLDRICAEAGGHIDVVSHHVYKDKPKDVLRELDGRKKFFEGPTVKEILKKHRMLSKPFWLTETGWRTTEVGEDRQAGNLISLLKSTSKRPWIYKVFIFEWRDSPQLPGYGLLRGDDSPKASYTAVKGYAAYLKARRRN, from the coding sequence ATGAGGAACCGCTCTCCCCTCCTTTCCCTGCTTTTCGTCGGAGCCTTCTCCCTCCTGGCCGTGCCCTCCATGGCCCTCTCGGACATCGAGGGGCGGACCTCCTACGTGGGCGTCAACGGGCATATCCCTTCCACCCAGGATTTCGAGCGCATGCGGGAGGCGGGGATCCACTGGGTGCGGGTGGACTTCACCTGGGATGTGGTGGAACCCAAGCCCGGCCAATACCGCTGGACCTTGCTGGACCGCGTCGTCTCGGACGCCGAGCGCAACGGCGTCAACGTGCTTGCCATCCTCGGGTACACCCCGAAATGGGCCAGCGCGGGTCCCGACCGTTACTCCCCGCCGCGGGACACGCAGGAATGGAAAACCTTCGTAGAGACGATCGTCGGGCGATACCGGGGGCGCATCCGCCACTGGAGCCTCTGGAACGAACCCAATTCCGACACCTTCTTCCACGGCACCGTGGAGCAGTTCATCCGGGAGATCCTCATCCCCGGCGCCAACGCCGCCAAGGCCGCCAATCCCGACTGCCGCATCGTGGGGCCGGACCTGGCCCACCTGTCGGGCTCCGATTGGGACAAGTGGCTGGATCGGATCTGCGCGGAGGCGGGGGGACACATCGACGTGGTTTCCCACCACGTGTACAAGGACAAGCCCAAGGACGTCCTGAGAGAACTCGACGGGCGCAAGAAGTTCTTTGAAGGCCCAACGGTGAAGGAGATTCTAAAGAAGCACCGCATGCTTTCCAAGCCTTTTTGGCTGACCGAGACGGGATGGCGGACGACGGAGGTGGGTGAGGATCGGCAGGCGGGGAACCTCATCTCCCTCCTGAAGAGTACCAGCAAAAGGCCCTGGATCTACAAGGTGTTTATCTTTGAATGGCGGGATTCGCCCCAGCTTCCCGGCTACGGGCTTCTGCGGGGCGACGATTCCCCCAAGGCCTCCTACACCGCCGTCAAGGGATACGCCGCGTACCTGAAGGCTCGACGGCGGAACTGA